A window of bacterium genomic DNA:
TCTCCACCGAGGCCGGCGTGACCGGTCTGATCGTCGCCACGGTGGTGTCTGGCGTCGTCGGCTATGCGTCCATCGCTTTTCTGCTGAACTATTTGCGGAAGCGTTCAACCTATCTGTTCATTGTCTATCGCCTGGCGCTGGGGTGTCTATTGCTGGCTTTGCTGATGAACGGCGTGCTGCCGCCCGATTAGGCGGCGCGGATTTATGCATTGGCTTCTTATTCATAAAGGGTGCACACGATGAAATGGATTACCCGTGAGCATGTGATGGTAGACCGCGTGGCCTGCCCGTGGTTAATTAAGAAATTTGTGGATGCCGACGCGGAGTTCCTGTTTGTCCCGACCGATAAGGTGATGGAAGCCGCCAAAAAGGAGAATGCCACGCCCTTCGACGTGGCCGGAGTGGAACTCGGCCACCATGTGGGGCACTGCAGCTTCGAGGCGATTGTGGCCAAGTACCGTCTCGAAGATCCGGCCATTCAACTTATGGCCAAGGTCGTGCATGGGGCCGACGTGGAGGTGGATCTGTTTGGGCGGCCCGAAGCGCCGGGGATCAAGGCCATTGCCAAGGGCTTCCGCCTGATCGGCCTCAAGGATGACCACGAGATTCTGGAGCGGGAATTCATCGTCTACGATGCACTCTACGCCTACTTTCAACAGCAAACCGGCTCTACACCGACCCATTAATGATCGAACCTTATTCCGCGCCCACGCGCAAGCAAGTTTCGGACTGGTCCAGCCTCACACAGAAGAAATTCCGCCGCGAGCACAGCGAATTTCTGATTGAAGGGGACGTCTGTGTGCGCGAAGCGCTGCGCGCCCGTGTAAGCCTTGAGGCGGTGCTGGTGCTGGCCTCCGAAGTCGAAAAGTGGCAGGAGGAGTTCGGCTCGCGCCCGCGATTTCCCGTGTTCACGGTGAACAGCGAGACCTTTGGCCGGATCTCCACGGTGGA
This region includes:
- a CDS encoding chromate resistance protein ChrB domain-containing protein, with protein sequence MKWITREHVMVDRVACPWLIKKFVDADAEFLFVPTDKVMEAAKKENATPFDVAGVELGHHVGHCSFEAIVAKYRLEDPAIQLMAKVVHGADVEVDLFGRPEAPGIKAIAKGFRLIGLKDDHEILEREFIVYDALYAYFQQQTGSTPTH